CAGACTGCGCCATGCACTTGCAACGCAGAACTCCTGTCTGCAATCCAGGCGGAAAGCCCGCGTTCTGAGATTCATCCTGCCCGACAGGTTGAAGCTTGCGGGTTGACCTCTGAGGCCACCAGTTTTTACAAGAGAGGGAAACACGTATGTTTCACGAGGTCTGGCGCGGCGCCTGCCGCCGGGCAATTCTGTTCAGCCTGGGTTTTCTGCCGGCAGCACCCGCCCTGTTATCCCAAACTTTACCCGCACCTCACGTCGATTCCCTGCGGCAGGCCATGCAACTGCCCGAGGCGGTGACGGTGCGCTGGGCGACCAGCCACAACAGCGTGGATACCATCCACGTCAGCGATGATTTCAACCGGCCGGAAATCGGCGAGCATTGGACCTATGACAAACGTTACTGGGCGATCAAAGACGGCGAACTGGTGCTCACGCCCGCGGCCATCTACGGCTGGCGCTATCTGGCACTGTTCGAGCCGGTGTTCAACAAACCCGGCCTGAACGTGTACTCGGTTTCCTATCGCTGGGGCCGGCAGGCGGATTCCATCGGCATCAAAGAGGGGGCGCATGCCTTGATGATCGACACTCTCGCCACCATCGGCAGCGGTTACTGGCTGTGGCACCGCACCAACTGGCACGAAGTCTGGCTGTGGATTATTCGCTATGGCACCTGGGAATACACCTGGCGACAGGGCAAGCGTGTCGACCAACAGCAGGCAAAAGTTCCCAACCCCAAAGCAGGTGACGTGGTAAAAGCCGTCATTCGCAATCGTCCCGAGGCCGTCTATTTTGATTACTACGTCAATGACCGTCTCGACGCCACCTGCGCGGACACCAGCAAGGAATTTGCCCTCAACAATCGGTGGTATGTGGGAGTGTTCATTCACGGCGAGCAGCTCAACAACCAAGTCGATGACTTTACCGTCTCCTGGCTGCAAGTCGATCAAATTGCGCCGGCGGCAGTGACGGATTTGCACGGCGTGGACAGCACCTCCTCCGCGCTCACCCTCGAATGGCGCGCACCCGGCGACAACAATTGGGACGGCCAAGCCGAACGCTATGAAATTCGCTATTCGACCGCGCCCATCACCAGCGGGAACTTTTCCGCCGCACAATTGCTGCCGACTCCACCGGTGCCCAACCGTGGCGGCGAGGTGCAACGCGTGCGCCTGGAGGGTTTGCTGCCTTATCAAACCTACTACGTCGCGCTGCGCGCCTTCGATGAAACCGGCCGGGCCGGCGGCCTCTCCAACGTTGCCCAATTGCGCACGCGCGGTGACGGCATAGCCAGCAAACTGCTGCTCGCCGCTGGCTGCCATCAAAACGGGGAAGCAGGCCAGACTCTGCCGCAGCCGCTGGGCGTGCAGGTGACCGACCGCTTTGGTGCGCCGGTCAGCGGCTTCGCCGTGCAGTTCACGGTCATTGCCGGCAATGGCAATCTGCAGGGCCAGGCCAGGCGCACGGTTTTGACCGATGCCCAGGGCTATGCCCGCACCACCTGGACGCTCGGCCCCACCCCCGGCACCAACGAAGTCGAGATTCGCGCCGACGGCTTGAGCGGTTCACCCGCACGCTGCGTGGTCACTGCCACCACGGGCAGTCTGACGCAGGCCAGCATTGTCAGCGGCGCCCGGCAGATGGTCTCCGCCGGCCAGCCTTCCGCCCCGCTGGTGGCACGCTTCAGCGATGATTTTGGCAATGGCATTGTCGGCCACGCAGTACAGTTTGCCATTCTCACCGGCGGCGGACACTTCGCCAATGGCCAGACCATGGTGCAAACCGTGACCGATGCCAACGGTACCGCGACGGCGACGTGCCTGGCGGGTGAGGTGTACGGTGACTCCACGGTGGTTGTCGCCTCGCCGGCGGCCAGCACCACACCGGCAGTGCAATTTCTCATCAAAACGGCAGCGCCGGATTCGATGGCTGTTGCCGGCGGGGACCAGCAAACCGCTTTCGCGGGCACGACGTTGCCGGAGCCGCTCAGCGTGCAGGTGTTCGACGCCAACGGCCTGCCAGCCGGGAATTTCAGCGTCACCTTTCGCATTGTCTCCGGCGGCGGCAGGCTCAACCATGACACCACCCAAGTCCGCGTGCGCACCGATTCCAGCGGCGTGGCGCGCGTGAGGTGGACGCTGGGCAAACTCGCCGGCAGCCAGCAGGTCAACGCCAGGGCGGAATTCAAAGGCGTGAAGCTGCGGCATTCGCCACTCGCCTTTCATGCCACGGCCAAACCAGTAGTGATCAGTCCCACGCTCTCACATCTCAGCGTGAGCCCGCAAACCGGCCTGCCGGCCGACAGTCAGGCGGTGGCAACGATCACCGTGACGCTGCGCAATGAACTCAACCAACTCGTCAGCGGCCAGGCGGTGCGCGTGACGGTGTCCGGGCAGCACAACCTGCTTGCGCCCGCCAGCGGGCTGACGGATGCCAATGGCACAGCGGTGTTCCGACTGCGTTCGTGGCGTGCCGGTCGCAAAACGGTGGCGGCCTATCTGCGGTCACCGGCATTGAAACTGGCGGACAGCGTGCAGGTGGAGTTTGTGGCGTTGCCGGCGGTGTCGTTTGAGAAGGCAGGAGGAGATCAACAAAGCGGTGCGATCAATCAACTGCTGGCGCTGCCGGTGGCGGTGCGCCTGCACGACAAACTCGGCAATCCCCCGCAGCCCACGGCGGTGAAATTCGAGGTGACGGCGGGCGGCGGCAGTATTCTCGCCAACGGCAGTGGCCTCGTGTTCTCGGACAGCAATGGCATCGCACAAGCACGCTGGCGGTTGGGGCCGTCATTGGGCTTCAACCGCCTCAACGTCAGTGTGCCCGGCCTGGCCGCACCGGTGCTCACCTTCACGGCGCTGGCGTTGATCACGGCAGTGGAGGAGCCGGCTGCCGGTCATGTGCCGGTGCAATTTGCCTTGTGGCAGAATCAGCCCAATCCCTTCAATCCGGAAACCAACATTCCTTTTGACTTGCCCGAAGCGGCGCTGGTGCGGCTGGAATTGTATGACATGAACGGCAGGCTGGTGAGAGTGTTGGCGGAGGAGGAGAGACCGGCAGGCGCACACGTGTTGCGCTGGGACGGCCGTGACCAAGCGGGGCAATTGGTGCATTCCGGGGTTTATCTGTATCGCCTGCAGGCGCGGCTGCACCACCGCGGTGAAATTTTCACCGCGACACGGAAGCTGCTGCTGTTGCAATGAGCCCCGCCCGGAGATGCAAGGCGTCCGGGCGGGAAAGGGGGGGACCTACGGCTGCGGCTCGAGTTTTTCGATCAGAAAAAAGATTTTCTCGCTGCGCAGTTGCGCGGCCTCGAGCATCTTGATGCGGTCGCGATGTCCCGCTTTGGAAATTTGAATCACATGATTCTGCCCGCGGGAGATGTATGTGATCAGCGGTGACTGTCCCAGGTATTTGTCGTCGACGATCACCTCGGCATGGGTGGGAATGGTGTTGATCTGCAGTGCGATTTTTTCATCTGCGGGCGGGGCAACGGGCGCGGGTTCCACCGGTGGCACAGGCGCAGGCAGAGCGGGCGCCGGGGCCATGGGGGAGTCAGGCACGGCCGGCGGCCGGGCAGTTTCCGGCGCGACAGCCGCAGGGACAACTCGCACCGCCGGTGTCACCTCCGGCGTTGGCTTCGACTCGTGCCCGCCCGCTGCTGCCGGTGATGCTGCCGGTGCAGTGGCTGTTACCTGCCCGGCTGCGCCCGCCAGCGGCTGTGCACTCTCCGTGAAAAAATTCTTCTTTCTCACCAGACTGCCGTCGGGATTCTTTTCGAGTGTGATGGTGAGCAGCGTCACGTGGCCGGGATAGATTCTGACCCGGCCGTCATGCGTCTGCAGCTCGTATTCCTTCTCCTTCCAAAAAGATTTGGCACGATAGACGGCCTTCACCTGATACACGCCCTGGGCCAGAGGCAGCTCGAAGACTTCATTGCGCGGCGTGCGTTCGGTGGTGCGCAGCGGTTGAATTCTCCTGCCCTCGACATACAGCTCGACTTCGCCCTTGTTGTTGCGCTGGTCGCGCACATTGTTGATCTGCACGAGCAAACCGGGGGAAGTGGTGGAGACGGCGGCCAACGCGCCGGCAACAAGGCCGGCAGCCGGGTTGATGAGGCAAAACAGCAGCGCTGGGTAAAGGCATCTGGTGATCATGACTTTCTCCCTTGGAGTAAAAAGGTGCCCCTGCACGCCAAGGCCGGCCTGGCAGCGGGATGATGGAAAGAGTTGATCTCCTAAGTCAAACGCAGCAGACGAAACACCGGGCCGGGCACCGCTCAGACTCACCAGGTCAGACTGCCGTTGCGGCCAAGGGTGGGTTCGCCGGCCACGATCAGCATGCCGATGTTGAAGGGATCGCGCAGGCTGAGCAGGCCGGGCCTCTGCTGAAACGTCCAGTCGTGGCGCTCCAGGCGGCTTGCCACCAGTGCCAACTCTGTTTCATTCGGCACACAGATGGTAAGATACCGGAGACCGCGGGCGTCGGAAGGCGCGGGGGGTGCTCCCTTTCCCGCCCAGGTATTGCATCCCACATGATGATGATAGCCTCCGGCCGCG
This genomic window from candidate division KSB1 bacterium contains:
- a CDS encoding Ig-like domain-containing protein; translated protein: MFHEVWRGACRRAILFSLGFLPAAPALLSQTLPAPHVDSLRQAMQLPEAVTVRWATSHNSVDTIHVSDDFNRPEIGEHWTYDKRYWAIKDGELVLTPAAIYGWRYLALFEPVFNKPGLNVYSVSYRWGRQADSIGIKEGAHALMIDTLATIGSGYWLWHRTNWHEVWLWIIRYGTWEYTWRQGKRVDQQQAKVPNPKAGDVVKAVIRNRPEAVYFDYYVNDRLDATCADTSKEFALNNRWYVGVFIHGEQLNNQVDDFTVSWLQVDQIAPAAVTDLHGVDSTSSALTLEWRAPGDNNWDGQAERYEIRYSTAPITSGNFSAAQLLPTPPVPNRGGEVQRVRLEGLLPYQTYYVALRAFDETGRAGGLSNVAQLRTRGDGIASKLLLAAGCHQNGEAGQTLPQPLGVQVTDRFGAPVSGFAVQFTVIAGNGNLQGQARRTVLTDAQGYARTTWTLGPTPGTNEVEIRADGLSGSPARCVVTATTGSLTQASIVSGARQMVSAGQPSAPLVARFSDDFGNGIVGHAVQFAILTGGGHFANGQTMVQTVTDANGTATATCLAGEVYGDSTVVVASPAASTTPAVQFLIKTAAPDSMAVAGGDQQTAFAGTTLPEPLSVQVFDANGLPAGNFSVTFRIVSGGGRLNHDTTQVRVRTDSSGVARVRWTLGKLAGSQQVNARAEFKGVKLRHSPLAFHATAKPVVISPTLSHLSVSPQTGLPADSQAVATITVTLRNELNQLVSGQAVRVTVSGQHNLLAPASGLTDANGTAVFRLRSWRAGRKTVAAYLRSPALKLADSVQVEFVALPAVSFEKAGGDQQSGAINQLLALPVAVRLHDKLGNPPQPTAVKFEVTAGGGSILANGSGLVFSDSNGIAQARWRLGPSLGFNRLNVSVPGLAAPVLTFTALALITAVEEPAAGHVPVQFALWQNQPNPFNPETNIPFDLPEAALVRLELYDMNGRLVRVLAEEERPAGAHVLRWDGRDQAGQLVHSGVYLYRLQARLHHRGEIFTATRKLLLLQ
- a CDS encoding PEGA domain-containing protein — encoded protein: MITRCLYPALLFCLINPAAGLVAGALAAVSTTSPGLLVQINNVRDQRNNKGEVELYVEGRRIQPLRTTERTPRNEVFELPLAQGVYQVKAVYRAKSFWKEKEYELQTHDGRVRIYPGHVTLLTITLEKNPDGSLVRKKNFFTESAQPLAGAAGQVTATAPAASPAAAGGHESKPTPEVTPAVRVVPAAVAPETARPPAVPDSPMAPAPALPAPVPPVEPAPVAPPADEKIALQINTIPTHAEVIVDDKYLGQSPLITYISRGQNHVIQISKAGHRDRIKMLEAAQLRSEKIFFLIEKLEPQP